The region CATCATATAGGAGGCCCTGCTCATGATTAAAAAACTGGCTGCGGCCTCCTGGTCGGACCGCATCTTCGATTTGGTTGTCTATCTGGCGATTACGGTCGTTACTGTAGCTACGCTGTACCCTTTTCTGAACGTGCTGGCGATCTCCTTCAATGACTCGACGGACAGCATCAAGGGCGGGATTACGATCTACCCCCGGGTGTTCACCTTCAAGAATTATGAGACGATCTTCGCCTTCTCCGGCCTGATTACCGGGTTCAAAATTTCGGTGCTGCGGACGATTATCGGGACCCTGCTCGGACTGGTCAGTGCCTCCATGCTGGCCTTCACCTTAAGCCGGGTGGACTTCCAGGCCCGCAAGTTCGTCTCCACCTTCCTGGCACTGACGATGTATGTATCGGGAGGTCTGATCCCCTTTTATATTCTGATCAAGGATCTGCATATGATGGGCACCTTCGGCGTGTATGTCCTACCCGGTCTGGTGAGCGCTTTCAATGTGTTCGTGATCCGCTC is a window of Paenibacillus sp. FSL H3-0469 DNA encoding:
- a CDS encoding carbohydrate ABC transporter permease, which produces MIKKLAAASWSDRIFDLVVYLAITVVTVATLYPFLNVLAISFNDSTDSIKGGITIYPRVFTFKNYETIFAFSGLITGFKISVLRTIIGTLLGLVSASMLAFTLSRVDFQARKFVSTFLALTMYVSGGLIPFYILIKDLHMMGTFGVYVLPGLVSAFNVFVIRSFIDGLPYALQESAKLDGANDFTIYWRVILPLTKPALATIALFLAVGQWNAWIDTYLYNGSKDSLTTLQFELMKVIQSTTTNADNFRGRNMTEVMAQISPESVKMAITIVVTVPILIVYPFLQRYFVKGMTLGSVKS